Within Diabrotica virgifera virgifera chromosome 7, PGI_DIABVI_V3a, the genomic segment aacagTGTTTAGtggtctattcagtaatataaacaaaaatatcactatttatacagagtggcctaaaaaattattttttaattaaattaattgacgcaaaaagaagtatgtatgtaatttatttaacttctttttaaaattgacagcaataaaataaattctattgctgtcagaaacagaaaaaaaatgcttattgggcaaataaacattgcttttcgcttaaattaaatgttaaaactgtcAAAAGAGGTACCTAGATGGGAGCCTGTTTGTGATttattaatttaagcgaaaaaaaatgtttatttttgaaataaacatttttttctattttatgacagCAGTTTAATGAATTTTGAGTTATATAAATTAAAAGTACATtattctttttgcgtcaattaattgtttcaaaaaatatttttttaatcgcCGTGTAtaaaaataatgatattaatgtttatattactgaatagagaattgaatactctcaaatgagctaccacacgatcattattcccatttaaaaaaacatcgattacgtcatcacgctctgatgaatgacgtcactagtatgaaatatatatatgcGAAAAtattgcaatataaaaataaaaatcgacttgtttcggcaTTTTctaaaaatcgaataattactGACAAATATCGATGTGGACTTTTTTCTGTATTTATATATTGCTGTGTTCATGTCCTATTAATGTAGGAGTTTGAATAAAGGTTTCTTTCATTTTGCAAACGATTACAacgatagttattgcaaaatatgtatgtaaaataTTGCTTTTCAGaaatttattttttagaaaaaaatcgtttttttttttcaaaaagagaCGCTTAGtggatttaaattttttcttgTAATGTCTACTTATGAGTTGTAGAAACTATTCcaacaaaaaaagttaaatatataGTAAATTAGATAGTAAGGGACCGTCCATTAATCAGGtgatgtttttttttgcattttttaaccCCCCTCTCCCCCTTGGTGATACATTTTGAGGTTTAAGACAccctatatcacgtgtatttggacatttcgtgattttttatggaccccTCCCCCCCTTTCGAGCCTCACATGATGACTAATGGAAAGTCCCTAACGTGTTTCAAGCTTACCGTGTGTTTAGTCtatattcagtgattacaataatttatatgcTATTCAATAAAAgctaatacttaatcgagaaaaaaggaaagatgattttaataatattactaaaatatgttactatggaacgagtagataaattttgaacatctttaacaactaCAACCTTGTTTACTTGCACTGCATTTCATATTGAGATTTAGTTATATAAGTTTTAAAGAAGCTATTGATTTGTAGAAAAATAGCCTACTTTAATCATTATATCATGTGAGTTTTTATATGTTGCAGGGTACAAAAACCTGGACAGATATGTTGGATTCGATTTGACTGCAgctaaacttattttaaaagaTCTGGCAACGTTTCATGCTGTCCCTATGGCAATGAGGCTTAAAGATTGTGAAGAATTTGCCACTCTAATTAAAAGGTTATCTGTTCAATTTCCACACAAAGGAAAACAAGACTCACCGCCAAAGATATTTGAAATATTGAAAGAAGTACTAAACAAGAAGCAGAAATACAAAGCAGCTGAGAAATTTACGAAGATGCTGGATGATTTTTTTAAGTACATGAGTAAACATCCCGATAggttatttaataataaacctaTTAAAAGATTTTCGACAATAGTGCATCATGATATGTGGCTCAATAACACAATGCAAGTTATCGAAAATGGCaaagcaattaaaaacaaatttgttgaCTTCCAGATGTGTCAAATTGGGTCATCTACCATCGATCTGGTTTTCCTTCTCTTTAGCAGTGTTGAACTAAGCTGTCTTCAAACTAATCTAGACAACCTGATTCAACATTACTATAACGAATTCGTGGATATACTAAAAAAGCTGGATTTATACACGGACGAATACTCATATGAGAAATTTTTGGAAGAATTTAAAACGGGAGGGCCAGAGGGGataattcagtgcatttttaTGCTACCAACAGTTATTTTTGGAGAAAAAGGAAAAGTAGCTGATCCTGGAGACAGTAGTCTAACTGTCGAAAATGTACCTGAGATAGCGCTTAAAAAGCTTATACTTTTATGTGAAGAAGGTGCTGAAAGAGGTTGgatttaatgttatttttattatttttttttagaaataaaatgatataatataaaagtctaaaactaattattatcaatagtccaagtaatgaagcttagaataggaaaaacctcgcaattttta encodes:
- the LOC114325696 gene encoding uncharacterized protein LOC114325696, coding for MEKIKNFEELISDYIGPNKNVVDTKVSNLTAPGENYLSEIIRIDVVVQDKDANHQEHLSLVAKLCVEHEFFGPTYNLTKNEIIFYENIVLAIKNFHKRHGLPPPSFYPDYAGGRFNLAVEDDKPDMNAVLILENLAPKGYKNLDRYVGFDLTAAKLILKDLATFHAVPMAMRLKDCEEFATLIKRLSVQFPHKGKQDSPPKIFEILKEVLNKKQKYKAAEKFTKMLDDFFKYMSKHPDRLFNNKPIKRFSTIVHHDMWLNNTMQVIENGKAIKNKFVDFQMCQIGSSTIDLVFLLFSSVELSCLQTNLDNLIQHYYNEFVDILKKLDLYTDEYSYEKFLEEFKTGGPEGIIQCIFMLPTVIFGEKGKVADPGDSSLTVENVPEIALKKLILLCEEGAERGWI